GAAGAAAATAGGAAGACTGTAGAGGAGCGCTCCTATATACAGGGAGAGCTGTACTCCAATTGGCTGGAGCACATGCATAATTATTTTGTCAGGCTATTGGCTGCCTAGGCAGTGGGGTCAACCACTAGGAGCAAAGCCCACTACAGGGCGGAGCGCCACAATATAGAACTAAACCTAAGTTGGCAAGACTTAAAAGTGAGCAACTTGAGAAATTGACAGTGAAAACTTGACCATGACAAGTGACTATTGCTGGTGGACAATTTAATGATTTAAAATGTATTCGTTACACATTTCTTTGATTACAAGTCTATATTTATTGTTTAAGAAATGTGTATTTTTTATCTGTGGCTCTGATGTTCTGCTCACTCAAAGTCACACTTGCAAGCTCTCAAGTTTAATTTGTGCTCTGAGCTGGCCTGTGGACTCGTGGGACCCGTCCTCTGCTTGTTCGACCACATTTCTTCTGTTTGCACACGCAATGAGGTTTCATCTGGCACCCCTTCAACTTCTTAACCGGATTTGACTCCATAGCGATGCTTTCCATTGCCTGTCCAGCGTAGCCACGCATTATTACATTTAAGAAAACTTAAAACGTCCCAAATGACATTTGGATTTACTCTGCTGATTGTCTGTGGTGTTGATTCTTATTGGTTTGAAATTTGAGACAAAATATTCAAGTATTATTTATTGGACTTTGAGATCTGCCGTTGAGATTATTATAACTTTTTAACAGCTTAGATGCTAAGTCCTCTATTTAAGGGAATTGAAGCGGTTCAGGACCAGTTCTGACTAACATTTGTGTACAATGCGCTCTGTGAATGTCGCAGGGTTCAGTGCCTTATAATgccagtggtccttctgtagctcagttggtagagcatggcgcttgtaacgccagggtagtgggttcgatccccgggaccacccatacgtagaatgtatgcacacatgactgtaagtcgctttggataaaagtgtctgataaatgtcatatattattatatatatagaaAGCCCCCCACCTGTCTGCTCTCCCCTCCATCTGAGCGACAGAGCCCCCAGCCTGAGAGATGGCATATTAAAGGGGAAAGTCTATCGATTTCAGCAATCGTACTTTCATCTCGCTGTGATATTCTCAGCCGGATTTAGAACTCAACATGAAAAAATACTAAATAATTTTGTAGAATTGAAGCACGACCACATTCTCTTGGTCAATGAGGGGCGTAATCACTGCAGACATATGAATGGTGTCTTTGCATCACTCAGAGGGGCTTGTCAGAAAATGCCCTCATCAGTTATATGAAAATTTGTACTGTCACTAAAtatgattagtgtagtgtcaacaacgcagctactgccagctagcctactttagcagtactgtatcattttaatcattttagtcaataagattcttgctacgtaagcttaactttctgaacattcgagacgtgtagtccgcttgtcattccaatttccttgcattagcgtagccttttctgtagcctgtcaactatgtgtctgtctatccctgttctctcctctctgcacagaccatacaaacgctccacaccgcgtggccgcgaccaccctaacctggtggtcccagcgcgtacgacccacgtggagttccaggtctctggtagcctctggaactgccaatctgcggccaacaaggcagagttcatctcagcctatgcctccctccagtcccttgacttcttggcactgacggaaacatggatcaccacagataacactgctactcctactgctctctcctcgtccgcccacgtgttctcgcacaccccgagagcttctggtcagcggggtggtggcaccgggatcctcatctctcccaagtggtctttctctctttctccccttacccatctgtctattgcctcctttgaattccatgctgtcacagttaccagccctttcaagcttaacatccttatcatttatcgccctccaggttccctcggagagttcatcaatgagcttgatgccttgataagctcctttcctgaggacggctcacctctcacagttctgggcgactttaacctccccacgtctacctttgactcattcctctctgcctccttctttccactcctctcctcttttgacctcaccctctcaccttccccctactcacaaggcaggcaatacgcttgacctcatctttactagatgctgttcttccactaacctcattgcaactccctccaagtctccgaccactaccttgtatccttttccctctcgctctcatccaacacttcccacactgcccctactcggatggtatcgcgccgtcccaaccttcgctctctctcccccgctactctctcctcttccatcttatcttctcttccctctgctcaaactttctccaacctatctcctgattctgcctcctcaaccctcctctcctcccttactgcatcctttgactccctatgtcccctatcctccaggccggctcggtcctcccctcccgcctccgtggctcgacgactcattgcgagctcacagaacagggctccgggcagccgagcggaaatggaggaaaactcgcctccctgcggacctggcatcctttcactccctcctctctacattttcctcctctgtctctgctgctaaagccactttctaccattctaaattccaagcatctgcctctaaccctaggaagctctttgccaccttctcctccctcctgaatcctccccctccctcctccctctctgcagatgacttcgtcaaccattttgaaaagaaggtcgatgacatccgatcctcgtttgctaagtcaaacgacaccgctggttctgctcacactgccctaccctatgctctgacctctttctcccctctctctccagatgaaatctcgcgtcttgtgacggccggccgcccaacaacctgcccgcttgaccctatcccctcctctcttctccagaccatttccggagaccttctcccttacctcacctcgctcatcaactcatccctgaccgctggctacgtccctcccgtcttcaagagagcgagagttgcaccccttctgaaaaaacctacactcgatccctccgatgtcaacaactacagaccagtatcccttctctcttttctctccaaaactcttgagcgtgccgtccttggccagctctaccgctatctctctcagaatgaccttcttgatccaaatcagtcaggtttcaagactagtcattcaactgagactgctcttctctgtatcacggaggcgctccgcactgctaaagctaactctctctcctctgctctcatccttctagacctatcggctgccttcgatactgtgaaccatcagatcctcctctccaccctctccgagttgggcatctccggcgcggcccacgcttgattgcgtcctacctgacaggtcgctcctaccaggtggcgtggcgagaatctgtctcctcaccacgcgctctcaccactggtgtccccagggctctgttctaggccctctcttattctcgctatacaccaagtcacttggctctgtcataacctcacatggtctctcctatcattgctatgcagacgacacacaagtaatcttctcctttcccccttctgatgaccaggtggcgaatcgcatctctgcatgtctggcagacatatcagtgtggatgacggatcaccacctcaagctgaacctcagcaagacggagctcctcttcctcccgggggaaggactgcccgttccatgatctcgccatcacggttgacaactccattgtgtcctcctcccagagcgctaagaaccttggcgtgatcctggacaacaccctgacgttctcaactaacatcaaggcggtgtcccgttcctgtaggttcatgctctacaacatccgcagagtacgaccctgcctcacacaggaagcggcgcaggtcctaatccaggcacttgtcatctccgtcttgattactgcaactcgctgttggctgggctccctgcctgtgccattaaacccctacaactcatccagaacgccgcagcccgtctggtgttcaaccttcccaagttctctcacgtcaccccgctcctccgctctctccactggcttccagttgaagctcgcatccgctacaagaccatggtgctcgcctacggagctgtgaggggaacggcacctcagtacctccaggctctgatcaggccctacacccaaacaagggcactgcgttcatccacctctggcctgctcgcctccctaccactgaggaagtacagttcccgctcagcccagtcaaaactgttcgctgctctggccccccaatggtggaacaaactccctcacgacgccaggacagcggagtcaatcaccaccttccggagacacctgaaaccccacctcttcaaggaatacctaggatagggtaagtaagggtaagtaatccttctcaccccccccaacaagatttagatgcaagtggctgttccactggttgtcataaggtgtatgcaccaatttgtaagtcgctctggataagagcgtctgctaaatgacttaaatgttaaatgtaaatgatcatatttattttacagttataaAGGTGAAATCTTAAAGTAAGTTGTTTGTAACTTGTTTGTTActatattttaaaaacatttcaGTCATTGCAAGCCCTATTCCCCCACTTTTGTTGAATAGGAAaaaatgtgttttatattttCGGAATATTTGTATAGACTTGAGTACACCGTAGGAATTTCCAACTACTTTTCCCAGAAAGGTGAGTTAGActtgtgtagatatatgcagcattactagttattgttcaTGGCCATCTCATGAAAATAAATTACATTTGGGTATTTCTATTTTGGAGGAAATCTACATTTTTCCATAACATTCCTGAAAAAGTTATTTTTAAAGGAGTGGGGCAGTCCCACTCCTTGCATAATTGTTTTGATTCATTAAAGAGATAGTAAAGTGTTGGGAAAAACTGGGGAGATTGGGAAGTCAAACGGCAGTGGGTCAGATTCGAACCCATGCTGACTCTGGCATACATGTGGGTCAGCGGCTGGAACACACAGCCCACAACAACGAGATTTCTATAACCTGGCACATAAGCACAACCATGTTAACACGAGCAAGACTTTGGTTAGTATGCATTGCATGCATGTTCTTCAGTCTTGTGCACGTGCCTTAGGGGGATGCGCAAAAAAAAAATCTTGATTGCCACACAGAGACCTGCGTTTTGAACTTGGTTTAATAATAAtttcctgtggatattttgtcTCAAATGTCAACCCGAATAATAACCAACCCCACGGACAATCGGCAGAGTAAGTTCAAACATAATTTTATTAAAACATTCTTGACAGACAAGGGACATTTAGGTTTTATTCTATGTAATAAGGCATGGCTATGCTGGACAGGCAATGGAAAGCGTTGCCACATGCCACATTGAGACGAAGCCAGTTCAAGACAGTCTGGCTCAGAAGACTACTCACTAGTCAACAACAGCAAAAGCTGCTGTTTGGAAATGGAGCCAAAACAGAAAGTCATTAACATTTGTATTAATACATTTATAGCTGTGAATACAAACAAACACTAGGTTTGGTATCCCTGGTAGAAAACGGTTAAACAAACACCCCAGTAGCCTAGACCAGAGCCGTATCCATATTAATAGCTCTGGCCTACACTTACTGTTAATTGCTCGAAATTACTTATGAGTGAATCAATCCACACAGCTGCTGAATTAATAAATTAACTTTTGAGATTGCAATGGGAGCAGTCAACAGTAACACAATCAAACAAATACTGTAGGAAGTAGGGACCAACATTATTTCATGCATCCTTTAAATTCTTGCCTTTGCGTCTCATGTCTGTAGTTCACATTGGGAAGGTACTGGCGAAGTTCTAGAGGAAATGCTTCAGGCACATCATACTCCTGATAGCACACATTTGCAGCCCTCTCTGAAAGACAAGAGTATAATTACACAAAAAAAAGGAAAAGGAATATTTAGATAGTCAGTGGTCACAGCATTCGCAACATTGCAGACAGACAATAATTATGTCAAATAAAATATAGAAATATTTTATCTAGCCCCATTTCTCCTATGGGTGAGCAGAGATGTGTACCATTTGAGCAGTTGTTCACATATTGACCCACTGCTAGCGGGTTTTTTGTATTGGCTGTCAACCAAGTGATGTCACTCAAACTGAAAGGACCAAGCCTGTCTCTTCCACTGCACGACCTGGAAAACATCAATACTTTTGAATATGAATGCTGACCATCTACATGTGAAAAATTGTCGTAGGACAGTCATAAAGCCCTAGGACATTTTacagtaacactttacttgacaccaaGCATCATaacacggtcataaccatgtcataccAATTGACATAACATGGTCATAACCCTTTCATGAcatatttagacctgttgtgacatttattgcgttattttatggctggttatgacacccacatataagagtgtcaaaacccacaaaacctaccacacaaggcaaaacattccCTTACACCATAtcctacatgacaacagtatgtttgTTGTAGATTATTTTTATAAATTGACCATATTAAACTATCATTGTAATTGCGgacacattgatgtcagacatgcacctaccccaATGCGCTGTTGACGACTGGGATGgatgcaggagcagatttcaggtGCAGGAAAAGATGCCCTTATATCAGTCAAATAGAGGTTATGTATGATTATGACAGTCAATGCTTCTTGACaatgtcataaagtgtattttcttagtccaagtaaagtgacacaggatggtcataacacttcttgacagtgtcataaagttaTAATAACAAAAAAATGCTATATGTTGAAAAAAAACATGACTAGAGAATTAATTACAACAAAGGATTTAAGAAACAAACTTTTTCAAATGAAAGGAAACTTCTTGGCAGTGAAAAAATGTGGGTtttcataaccagccataaaataacgtAATATAtgtgttatgacagtgttatgatcaTATGACAGGTTATGTCACCTGTTATGACATTATGCAATGGCTATAACCGTGTCatgacactgggtgtcaagtaaaatTGTTACCCATTTTTCTATGCCACATTTCTCACCTGTACACTATTTTAGAGATGCCTTTGTCATTGCCATCAATCAAAACACGATCTATGCATCTGAATACAAAAGGGTTCCGAATGGACTGGAAGAGAATGGGCTCATATGCCTGATAGATGGTACCTGCATAGATAACACAGAAATGAGTCACTCATTCACACAATGGTAAATCACAACACTTGTCCAAGTGATATGCATTTCCTTAATTACTTTCAAAATAGCTATGCTATGTATTAAAAGGGTTACTTTTTAATCCATGTTCTTGCTTATACTAAAGAGATACGAGTATAAATACGTATCCCTCTTCTTAGGTTGGCGTTATGATAAATGATGGTTTGTACGGTTGTGGTTATCAGTACAGCTCCATCTAGTTGTCGTGTTGGGGATAACAGTTGTGGACAATAGCATTTTAGCTCAGCCTAAcccaatttttttttacaaagtattaacttaagggggctgaataattttgcacgcccaatttttcagtttttgatttgttaaaaaagtttgaaatatccaataaatgttgttccacttcatgattgtgtcccacttgttgttgattcttcacaaaaaaatacagttttatatctttatgtttgaagcctgaaatgtggcaaaaggtcgcaaagttcaagggggccaaatactttcgcaaggcactgtacatgtaggtagagttaattaaagtgacaatgcatagatgacaacagagtgtggcagtggtgtggagaggggggtGGGCAATGCGaagagtctgggtagccatttgactagatgttcaggagtcttatggcttggggtagaagctgtttagaagcctcttggacctagacttggcgctccggtaccgcttgccgtgtggtagcagagagaacagtctatgactgggtggctggagtctttgacaattgttagggccttcctctgacactgcctggtatagaggtcctggatggaaggaagcttggccccagtgatgtactgggctgttcgcactaccctctgtagtgccttgcggttggaggctgagcagttgccatatcaggcagtgatgcaaccagtcaagatacTTTCGATGGTGccgctgtagaaccttttgaagatctgaggacccattttaagtcacatctggaggaaacctggcaccatccctacagtgaagcatgatggtggcagcatcatcatgctgtatggaagtttttcagcagcagggactgggagactagtcaggattgaggcaaatatgaatggagcaaagtacagagagatccttaataacttgctccagagccctcgggacctcagactggggcgaaggttcaccttccaaaaggacaacgatcctaagcacatgGCCAAGAcaacaggagtggcttcgggacaggtctttgaatgttcttgagtggcccagccagagcccggacttgaacctgatcggacatctctggagagacctgaaaatagctgtgcaaacAATAGCTGTGCACACtccatccagcctgacagagcttgagggggtctgcagagaagaatggaagaaactcctcaaatataggtgtgccaagcttatagcataatacccaagaagactcaaaaatgtcatttaaaaacaatctattttaaaataaggctgtaacaaaatgtgtaaaaagtcaaggggtctgaatactttccgaaggcatatTATAGAGCATTGGTTTGTATTACCTAATAAATACAATTAAAGTATAGTTGCTGGTGGGGGGTTTACTTAGTGTGGGTCCTCCGAGAGAAGTATCTGATCCCAGTCACCCCATCACAATCTCCCGGATATAGCCCCTCTCTATTTTCACAAAtaaccaccaacaacaaccaccaccggGATTCGGAGTTGAGACTTGATTTCTTTCTCCTCCAAGTGACTATCTGATCGCAAGGGTATTTAGCGTTCTTCTGCTTCATGCCGATCCGATGGCATCGCACCAGATGCTCCGGTGATAAATCCACACCTAGCTCCTCCGATATCAGCTTGATCACGTAGCTGGAAAGGTCCCCTTTTTCCTCATCTTCCAGTAGGGACGATATTCTCATTATTTTGTCTCTGTTTTCTAGCTAATTCAGATAAACCTTTAAAGTTTGCACCTTTGTTTCCAGAAGGCCAATTTTGTCTTGTTCATCCACGAGCCAACCCTGTATATACATATGACACGATACTTTACTTTTGAGGAAATCTACTTTAACAGATTGTAACAGTTTGTTGTGGTAAGCAGAGAGCATTTTAGCTATGTTTTCCTGGATATCCTTCAGCTGTTTGTTCATTGCTCTCATTTGCATCGCCAAGTTGTTCTTTGTCTTTTCCTTTAAGGGAAGCCATTGCTTGTTAGGTTCGAGTCTGTCGCTTTACTCAGATTTATGCACAACCGCAAACCACTGACAGCTCACTTTCTCCTGGTTGCTTGGGGATATATTGATCTATCGACTTGTAATGCTTAATTTAAACTGTTGTCTGGCTTCTTCATATAATCCCAGTTTCTACATACATTTTCCTAACCTGTTACGttaaattctcataacctgctacgtAAATGTCACTTCTGTCCGTAGCTGGGTTGGCTTAGCTAAAATGCTACAATTGTCAACAAACCATCAGTCCTCACAAACCATCAGTATCACCCCACTGGAATTCAATATGACCGCAGGCTGTCGACAATGCAGATTTTAAAGGCAATATTCCCATATTCGCAGAACACATTCATGATAACAGTGGATTTCCACTGGGGACGATGAATCAATGGAAGCCATGCATTTCCAATGAAAGACAAGCAAGGTGGTGGGGGACCATTAGGCGAGGCAAGCATCAGTGAGGGAGCATGAACAGGGCGGGACCTAAATTGGGGAAAGCTGAACTTGATCCAAATGGTATTCCAATACATTTTTGAAAGTTGAAgctcatttactgcatttctatGCAATTGAAAAACAAAAATGACACCAGCCATTATCACCTTGGCTTCTGGAGCTTCATTCGCCTCGGTTGATCTAcgaactagaggttgaccgattaatcagaatggccgattaattagggccgatttcaagttttcataacaattggtaatcggcatttttggacaccgattatggcaGATTACATTGCAGTCCACTAGGAggctgcgtggcaggctgactacctgttacgcgagtgcagcaaggagccaaggtaagttgctagctagcattaaacgtatcttataaaaaacaagcaatgttaacataatcactagttaactacacattgttgatgatattactagtttatctagcgtgtcctgcgttgcaaataattgatgtggtgcctgttaatttatcatcaaataacagcctacttcaccaaacgGGTCATGATCCAACAAGGACATTCACAAAAAAGCACTgacgttgcaccaatgtgtacatAACCATCAATGcccttcttaaaatcaatacaaaagtatatttttaaacctgcatatttagttaatattgcctgctaacatgaatttattttattaactagggaaattgtgtcacttctcttgcgttctgtgcaagcagagtcagggtatatgcagcagctTGGGCTACCTGGCTCGTTGCggactgtgtgaagaccatttcttcctaacaatttgccagaattgtacataattatgacataacattgaaggttgtgttccgaactgttccgtatttcactgaaagaataaatgttttgttttcaaaatgatagtttctgtatttgaccatattaatgacctaaggctcatatttctgtgtattatattataattaagtctatgatttgatatttgatagagcagtctgactgagcggtggtaggcagcagcaggctcgtaggcattcattcaaacagcactttcctgcatttgccagcagctcttcgctgtgcttcaagcattgcgctgtttatgacttcaagcccatcaactcccgagattaggccggcaatactatagtgcctataagaacatccaatagtcaaagctATATGAaatagagaaatagtcctataataactacaacctaaaatttcttacctgggaatattgaagactcatattaaaaggaaccaccagctttcatatgttctcatgttctgagcaaggaacttttactttcttctccaacactttgtttttgcattatttaaacaaaattgaacacgtttcattatttatttgagactaaattgattttattgatgtattatattaagttaaaaataagtgttcattcagtattgttgtaaaaaaaaaaaaaaaaaaaaaagactggttaatcggtatcggcattttttggtcctccaataataggtatcggcgttgaaaaagcataattggtcgacctctactacaAACACATAGCCTGCTAGCTAtagaggagagtggggtaagttgagccaaaggggtaagttaacccacccttgtttctaggaaaccataaaCTAAATATATCATTTGACAAAATATTGAGGAAGAGgtcatttcatggagtctgtggaggaagaaaccacatggaaaaaatgtaaattaaaaaaAGTGGTAAGGAAGTTCATATCCCAGCGATATAAAGTAcaaagtaatataataatatatgccatttagcagacgcttttatccaaagcgacttacagtcatgtgtgcatacattctacgtatgggtggtcccgggagtcgaacccactaccctggcgttacaagtgccatgctctaccaactgagctacagaaggaccacaagtgtTTGTTAGGCAttaagcctgtgttaaaagaTGCTTAAAATGAATCAAATACAAAAAAAAGCGATAGTGATTGTGTTAGATTAATAAagctagtcatggttttaaaacggtagtggtaatatttcattcagtacagaaATTTGTAGGTGGGTTAACTGAGCCTGTCCGGTGCACCAAGAGAATACTTTTTTTTGGACAATCTGTTTTCAAAACTGTCATGTTAatatgaattctgattatttccaagTATACACAACACCTTGAACTATATGTAGATATATTTGTTGGAAAGAATGCTATACATCTCCCTTGATGGATTGATgcagaatattttttttaaagtatgctCAACTTACTCCACTCTCCCATACAATTTGCCTCTCTGTTGCTCATACAGTATCAGACTGACAGGCTGAGTATGCTTCTAGGTTCACACATACTCAGATCATGTATTTGAAACACATCTCAATAATAGTAACGTCATAATGTTACACCCCTGAATGGGGGGGGGGAATAGGAGAAAAACATATCGTATGTGGGCTCAattggaaattacctttaaaatggtgcATTGTCGACAAGCGCGATCAGATTGAATCCCGGCCATAGTCATCATCAGTGGTGAGAATTACCTGGGTACATGGCCACTGTAGTTCCTTTATGCACAAAGCCCCTGGTAACAAAGACTCCTGTTCCAGCGAACGGCAAGGAACTAGGCTTTCGCTCAATACAGAACCCAACCGTGAGTAACATCGTCTCGATGGGCCTATGCTCTCCTTTTGGTTCTcctgtgtcatattataataattaGTCATACATTTTAGGAAAATATGTTCCATATGGTTGGCCCCAGCCAGATATTTGAAAGACAGGTATAGAAAGGAAGACATGCACAATTAATAGGGCTGAGAAGGGAACGGTACAGATTGCTATTTTTTGCATGTATAGATAGGATGTGTGCTCTTGAGTTGGCTCATCATTATCTTGAATAACAAATAGTTGACATTTTTTTATCTGAACATGGTATAGTTACACATATAACATCAATAcagactgagtgtacaaaacattaggaacacctgctctttccgtgagagactgaccaggtgaaagctatgatcccttattgatgtcacttgttaaatccactccaatcagtgtagaCAAAGAAAAGGTGATAGATTGAGacattgtgtatatgtgccaatCACAGGGTTAATGTCTTCAATGTCttcgtcttcaagagagcgagagttgcaccccttctgaaaaaacctacactcgatccctccgatgtcaacaactacagaccagtatcccttctttcttttctctccaaaactcttgaacgtgccgtccttggccagctctcccgctatctctctcagaatgaccttcttgatccaaatcagtcaggtttcaagactagtcattcaactgagactgctcttctctgtatcacggaggcgctccgcactgctaaagctaactctctctcctctgctctcatccttctagacctatcggctgccttcgatactgtgaaccatcagatcctcctctccaccctctccgagttgggcatctccggcgcggcccacgcttggattgcgtcctacctgacaggtcgctcctaccaggtggcgtggcgagaatctgtctcctcaccacgcgctctcaccact
The Oncorhynchus keta strain PuntledgeMale-10-30-2019 unplaced genomic scaffold, Oket_V2 Un_contig_1083_pilon_pilon, whole genome shotgun sequence DNA segment above includes these coding regions:
- the setd9 gene encoding SET domain-containing protein 9 isoform X2, which gives rise to MHNVDDGGSGFFHQLLVLRWRTQHVSLHVQIMFRIVMKRILDNWKSYRHRFVPWIALNLRKNERTIRQVTERSKDRLVSDEVVSETLLRLFRALLRNDVAHQGEVLRLLPASTQTRYLSPETTEGPDIGEPKGEHRPIETMLLTVGFCIERKPSSLPFAGTGVFVTRGFVHKGTTVAMYPGTIYQAYEPILFQSIRNPFVFRCIDRVLIDGNDKGISKIVYRSCSGRDRLGPFSLSDITWLTANTKNPLAVGQYVNNCSNERAANVCYQEYDVPEAFPLELRQYLPNVNYRHETQRPLRCVVLVALRDICPGEELFSNYFTIVH
- the setd9 gene encoding SET domain-containing protein 9 isoform X3 produces the protein MFRIVMKRILDNWKSYRHRFVPWIALNLRKNERTIRQVTERSKDRLVSDEVVSETLLRLFRALLRNDVAHQGEVLRLLPASTQTRYLSPETTEGPDIGEPKGEHRPIETMLLTVGFCIERKPSSLPFAGTGVFVTRGFVHKGTTVAMYPGTIYQAYEPILFQSIRNPFVFRCIDRVLIDGNDKGISKIVYRSCSGRDRLGPFSLSDITWLTANTKNPLAVGQYVNNCSNERAANVCYQEYDVPEAFPLELRQYLPNVNYRHETQRPLRCVVLVALRDICPGEELFSNYFTIVH